A single genomic interval of Lactococcus sp. S-13 harbors:
- a CDS encoding Dps family protein, with translation MSNENTQEVLNQTVADLFKASVLVHQVHWYMRGAGFLTLHPKMDELKDQLDEALDEFAERLITIGGSPLSTLAEYEATSKIKMTTAKWGKSNAERLQEILTAYKYLAEVFKKGIKVADEDGDDVTVDLFTTALGDIEKTIWMLDAELA, from the coding sequence ATGTCAAATGAAAACACACAAGAAGTCTTGAACCAAACGGTTGCTGATCTGTTTAAAGCATCTGTCCTTGTTCACCAAGTGCATTGGTATATGCGTGGTGCAGGATTTTTGACACTTCATCCTAAAATGGATGAATTAAAAGATCAATTGGATGAGGCTCTTGATGAATTTGCTGAACGCCTGATTACCATTGGTGGTTCGCCACTTTCAACCCTTGCTGAATACGAAGCAACTTCAAAAATCAAAATGACGACTGCAAAATGGGGGAAATCTAATGCAGAACGTTTGCAAGAAATTTTGACTGCTTACAAATATTTAGCAGAAGTTTTCAAAAAAGGCATCAAAGTTGCTGACGAAGATGGTGATGATGTGACAGTCGACTTGTTCACAACCGCACTTGGCGACATTGAAAAAACAATTTGGATGCTGGATGCAGAATTGGCCTAA
- a CDS encoding prepilin peptidase, with amino-acid sequence MDSIFLFLIGTVFGSFFGLIIERFPTGESIIFGRSHCDSCQKMLAVRDLIPLFSQLISRSRCRFCHSKIPLTNFFLEFSCGWIFLFAWWNWLDLPAFLLLLLSLILSIFDLRQHSFPLGVWLIFAIIFISLFPSAFPPYCWLILAIFAEYFDLKIGSGDFLWLFTASFALSFLQEIWLIQLASLLGIFYYFLRKKRTEIPFIPFLTIAYLMLLLAPQIL; translated from the coding sequence ATGGACAGTATTTTTCTATTTCTTATTGGAACTGTTTTTGGTTCATTTTTTGGTTTGATTATTGAGCGATTTCCTACTGGCGAATCGATTATTTTCGGTCGTTCACATTGCGACAGTTGCCAAAAAATGCTCGCCGTTCGTGATTTAATTCCGCTCTTCTCCCAACTTATCTCACGATCACGTTGCCGATTTTGTCATAGTAAAATTCCACTGACAAATTTCTTCTTGGAATTTTCTTGTGGCTGGATTTTTCTATTTGCTTGGTGGAACTGGTTGGATTTACCTGCTTTTTTACTGCTGCTTTTATCACTTATCTTATCGATTTTTGATTTGCGTCAGCATAGCTTTCCACTCGGTGTTTGGCTTATTTTTGCCATAATATTTATCTCCCTTTTTCCGTCAGCATTTCCTCCTTACTGTTGGCTCATTTTGGCCATTTTTGCCGAATACTTTGACCTCAAAATAGGAAGTGGTGACTTTTTATGGCTCTTTACAGCATCATTTGCCCTCAGCTTCCTCCAAGAAATATGGCTTATCCAACTAGCAAGTTTACTAGGAATTTTCTATTATTTTCTAAGGAAAAAACGGACTGAAATCCCATTCATTCCGTTTCTGACCATTGCATATCTAATGTTGCTGCTTGCGCCCCAAATCCTGTGA
- the dinB gene encoding DNA polymerase IV → MLIFPLINDTSRKIIHIDMDAFFASVEVRDNPELKGKPVVIARNPLQTGGRGVVSTCSYEARAFGIHSAMSAKEAYERCPQAIFISGNYEKYTAVSKQVRAIFGRYTDDIEVASIDEAYLDVTENKIGSQSAVKIAKLIQHDIFVELGLTCSAGVSYNKFLAKIASDYKKPHGLTLIMPDEAQEFLAQLPVEKFHGVGKATIPKLHALGLFTGKDLQKADPVDLAAHFGVYGWELYQKANGIHPSKVKSHRERKSVGKERTYGKLLYLPDDIKVELGRISEKVAQALKNHQLRGSIVILKLRYSDFTTLTKRKSLGEQVQNAEEIAQIAQQIFEEIDYDESLGVRLLGVTLTGFGAQAATLDMQWSETE, encoded by the coding sequence ATGTTAATCTTTCCGCTTATCAATGATACATCGCGAAAAATCATTCATATCGATATGGATGCCTTTTTTGCGTCAGTTGAAGTGCGGGATAACCCTGAACTAAAAGGAAAACCGGTGGTGATTGCTAGAAATCCTCTGCAAACCGGTGGACGAGGAGTTGTTTCTACTTGTTCTTATGAGGCGCGTGCATTTGGAATTCACTCAGCAATGAGTGCAAAGGAAGCTTACGAGCGCTGCCCACAAGCGATTTTTATTTCGGGAAATTATGAAAAATATACAGCAGTCAGTAAGCAAGTAAGGGCGATTTTTGGACGTTATACTGATGATATTGAGGTAGCTTCCATTGATGAGGCTTATCTGGATGTGACAGAAAATAAAATTGGCTCACAGTCTGCGGTAAAAATTGCTAAATTGATTCAGCATGATATTTTTGTGGAGCTTGGGCTGACTTGTTCAGCAGGTGTTTCTTATAATAAATTTCTGGCGAAGATTGCTTCAGACTACAAAAAGCCGCATGGTTTAACCTTGATTATGCCTGATGAGGCACAAGAATTTTTAGCTCAGTTACCTGTTGAGAAATTTCACGGAGTCGGAAAAGCAACGATTCCTAAGTTGCACGCTTTGGGTTTGTTCACAGGCAAAGATTTGCAAAAGGCTGATCCAGTTGATTTGGCGGCGCATTTTGGAGTCTATGGCTGGGAACTTTATCAAAAAGCGAATGGAATTCATCCATCAAAAGTGAAAAGTCATCGTGAGCGTAAATCGGTGGGTAAAGAGCGAACTTACGGAAAGTTGTTGTATCTGCCCGATGATATTAAGGTTGAATTGGGGCGGATTTCAGAAAAGGTCGCTCAGGCACTGAAAAATCATCAACTTAGAGGAAGCATTGTCATTTTGAAATTACGCTATTCAGATTTTACTACACTAACGAAACGAAAATCTTTGGGTGAACAGGTTCAAAATGCTGAAGAAATTGCTCAAATTGCTCAGCAGATTTTTGAAGAAATTGATTATGATGAAAGTTTAGGGGTCAGACTTTTGGGAGTGACGCTCACAGGATTTGGGGCGCAAGCAGCAACATTAGATATGCAATGGTCAGAAACGGAATGA
- a CDS encoding LytTR family DNA-binding domain-containing protein produces MGEEFIMASIMIDAEFHASNRLERFVFKAQEELEIREKVYSTRVFYNHEDSFRYLKTFCDEVKVCFIKVATKQELEILKRMQTVKTKAFFVIYTDNSELDRELLALTTLPLWTHMTLRGNDENEIQSLVNRVLAYNFTNNLKTVEVSGYPIALDSVLYILADKTHRNYLKAVTKDNECLVRGTLQEVRIELPELLSLGRGLLVNPKKIRRIEEDGLTLCFEESLKKIKAPAVCKSQLKVLKQNSEWIK; encoded by the coding sequence TTGGGAGAAGAATTTATAATGGCGAGTATTATGATTGATGCTGAGTTCCATGCAAGTAATCGCCTTGAGCGCTTTGTCTTTAAGGCCCAAGAAGAGCTTGAAATCAGAGAAAAAGTTTATTCAACGAGGGTATTTTATAATCATGAAGATTCTTTTAGGTATCTCAAAACTTTTTGTGATGAGGTAAAAGTGTGCTTTATAAAAGTTGCAACAAAACAAGAGTTGGAAATTTTGAAACGTATGCAAACTGTAAAAACCAAGGCTTTTTTCGTCATTTATACGGATAATTCAGAGTTGGATAGGGAATTGCTCGCCCTTACAACTCTACCTTTATGGACTCACATGACCTTAAGAGGTAACGACGAAAATGAAATACAGTCATTGGTTAATAGAGTTTTAGCTTATAATTTCACGAACAATCTCAAAACAGTAGAAGTCAGTGGTTATCCGATTGCACTAGATTCAGTCCTCTATATTTTGGCGGATAAAACTCATCGAAACTATCTAAAAGCTGTTACCAAGGATAATGAGTGCCTTGTTCGGGGAACGTTGCAAGAAGTAAGGATAGAGTTACCAGAATTACTCTCGCTTGGACGAGGGCTTTTGGTAAATCCTAAGAAGATTCGCCGAATAGAAGAAGATGGTTTAACATTATGTTTTGAAGAAAGCTTGAAGAAAATAAAAGCGCCTGCGGTCTGTAAGTCACAACTGAAAGTGTTGAAACAAAATTCAGAGTGGATAAAATAA
- a CDS encoding class I SAM-dependent methyltransferase: MNMEKVAQAFELVVANIMTLSEKLDTDFYDAFVEQNAAFLDESAAEKSEKSLTESEKMLTDLSANNQKLRQLDLTAKEWQKLFQFVLLKGSQIAPLQANHAMTPDAIGVIFNFIIEHLHPASDLRVLELGSGTGNLAETLLVNLDKKVEYVGFEIDDLLLDLSASMAEIMGSQAEFMQLDAVQKRLIEPADVVISDLPIGFYPDDATAATFEVASPSGHTFAHHLLIEQAFNYLKEGSFAIFLAPEDLLTSGQGPLLKEWISKHGSVMAVITLPKSLFNADAKAIYVLKKGPAAHATFAHPLSSLTDRESLAAFMKEFTKTVKL, encoded by the coding sequence ATGAATATGGAAAAAGTGGCCCAAGCGTTTGAACTTGTGGTGGCAAATATAATGACGCTTTCTGAGAAATTGGATACGGATTTTTATGATGCTTTTGTGGAGCAGAATGCGGCTTTTCTGGATGAATCAGCGGCTGAAAAATCAGAGAAATCACTGACGGAATCAGAGAAAATGCTGACGGATTTGTCGGCGAACAACCAAAAGCTTCGTCAGCTTGATTTGACAGCAAAAGAATGGCAAAAACTTTTTCAATTTGTCCTACTGAAAGGTTCACAAATTGCACCCTTGCAAGCCAACCATGCGATGACACCTGATGCTATTGGTGTAATTTTCAATTTTATCATTGAGCATTTGCACCCTGCATCGGATTTACGTGTGTTGGAACTGGGTTCTGGTACGGGAAATTTGGCAGAAACTTTACTGGTCAATCTCGATAAAAAAGTGGAATATGTCGGTTTTGAAATTGATGATTTGCTTTTGGATTTGTCTGCTTCGATGGCAGAAATTATGGGCAGTCAAGCCGAATTTATGCAGCTTGATGCGGTACAAAAACGGCTGATTGAACCAGCTGATGTGGTCATCAGTGATTTGCCAATTGGCTTTTACCCTGATGATGCGACGGCAGCTACTTTTGAAGTGGCAAGTCCAAGCGGGCATACTTTTGCGCATCATTTACTGATTGAGCAAGCTTTTAACTACCTCAAAGAAGGCAGTTTTGCGATTTTCCTTGCGCCAGAGGATTTGCTGACGAGTGGCCAAGGCCCGCTTTTGAAAGAGTGGATCAGTAAGCACGGTAGCGTTATGGCGGTGATTACATTGCCAAAATCTTTGTTTAATGCAGATGCTAAAGCGATCTATGTCCTCAAAAAAGGTCCA
- the typA gene encoding translational GTPase TypA, giving the protein MTKLREDIRNVAIIAHVDHGKTTLVDELLKQSHTLSERTQLAERAMDSNALEQERGITILAKNTAVEYNGTRINILDTPGHADFGGEVERIMKMVDGVVLVVDAYEGTMPQTRFVLKKALEQNLTPIVVVNKIDKPSARPAGVVDEVLELFIELGADDDQLDFPVVYASAINGSSSMSDNPADQEHTMANIFDTIIDHIPAPVDNSDEPLQFQVSLLDYNDYVGRIGIGRVFRGTIKVGDNVTLSKLDGTTKNFRVTKLFGFFGLDRQEIQEAKAGDLIAVSGMEDIFVGETVTPSDNVEPLPVLHIDEPTLQMTFLVNNSPFAGREGKWVTARKVEERLVSELQTDVSLRVENTDSPDKWIVSGRGELHLSILIETMRREGYELQVSRPEVIIKNIDGVDCEPFERVQIDTPEEYQGSIIQALSERKGEMLDMQNVGNGQARLTFLAPARGLIGFTTEFMSMTRGYGIMNHTFDQFMPMVKGTIGGRSRGALISMDQGQVTAYAMGYVQERGTLFVQAGTEVYGGMIIGENSRDNDLTVNVTKAKQQTNVRSSNKDSTSVLNASKILTLEESLEFLGDDEYMEVTPESIRLRKQILDKAMREKASKKKKTSDD; this is encoded by the coding sequence TTGACTAAATTACGCGAAGATATTAGAAATGTCGCTATTATTGCCCACGTCGACCACGGTAAAACTACACTGGTTGATGAACTCTTGAAACAATCACACACTTTGAGCGAACGCACTCAATTGGCTGAGCGTGCTATGGACTCAAATGCACTTGAGCAAGAACGCGGGATTACTATCCTTGCTAAAAACACAGCCGTTGAATATAACGGAACACGTATCAACATTTTGGACACACCAGGTCACGCGGACTTCGGTGGAGAAGTTGAACGAATCATGAAAATGGTTGACGGTGTTGTCCTCGTCGTTGATGCTTATGAAGGAACAATGCCTCAAACACGTTTTGTTTTGAAAAAAGCTTTGGAACAAAACTTGACTCCAATCGTTGTTGTTAACAAAATTGATAAACCTTCTGCTCGTCCAGCAGGTGTTGTCGATGAAGTTCTTGAACTTTTCATCGAACTTGGTGCGGATGATGATCAATTGGACTTCCCTGTGGTTTATGCTTCAGCAATCAACGGTTCTTCATCTATGTCTGATAATCCAGCAGATCAAGAACACACAATGGCCAACATCTTTGATACAATCATTGACCACATTCCTGCGCCAGTTGATAACTCTGATGAGCCTTTGCAATTCCAAGTTTCACTTTTGGACTACAATGACTACGTTGGACGTATCGGTATTGGACGTGTTTTCCGTGGAACAATCAAAGTTGGCGACAATGTTACTTTGTCTAAACTTGACGGCACAACTAAAAACTTCCGCGTTACTAAATTGTTTGGTTTCTTCGGTCTTGACCGCCAAGAAATCCAAGAAGCTAAAGCTGGTGATTTGATTGCCGTTTCTGGTATGGAAGATATCTTCGTTGGGGAAACTGTAACACCTTCTGATAATGTTGAACCATTGCCAGTATTGCACATTGACGAGCCTACTTTGCAAATGACTTTCTTGGTTAACAATTCTCCTTTTGCTGGTCGTGAAGGAAAATGGGTCACTGCTCGTAAAGTTGAAGAACGTTTGGTTTCAGAATTGCAAACTGACGTTTCACTTCGTGTTGAAAACACGGATTCTCCTGATAAATGGATCGTTTCTGGTCGTGGTGAATTGCACTTGTCAATCTTGATTGAAACAATGCGTCGTGAAGGCTATGAGCTTCAAGTTTCACGTCCTGAAGTTATCATCAAAAATATTGATGGTGTGGACTGCGAACCATTTGAACGTGTGCAAATCGATACACCTGAAGAATACCAAGGTTCAATCATCCAAGCGCTCTCTGAACGTAAAGGTGAAATGCTCGATATGCAAAACGTTGGTAACGGTCAAGCACGTTTGACATTCCTTGCGCCTGCACGTGGTTTGATTGGTTTCACAACTGAGTTCATGTCAATGACTCGTGGTTACGGAATCATGAACCATACCTTTGACCAATTTATGCCAATGGTTAAAGGAACAATCGGTGGACGTAGCCGTGGTGCTTTGATTTCTATGGATCAAGGTCAAGTTACAGCTTACGCAATGGGTTATGTACAAGAACGTGGAACTTTGTTTGTTCAAGCAGGTACAGAAGTTTATGGCGGAATGATTATCGGTGAAAATTCACGTGATAATGACTTGACTGTAAATGTGACAAAAGCAAAACAACAAACGAACGTCCGTTCATCAAACAAAGACTCTACGTCTGTTTTGAACGCTTCTAAAATCTTGACACTTGAAGAATCACTTGAATTCCTCGGTGACGACGAATACATGGAAGTAACGCCTGAATCAATCCGTTTGCGTAAACAAATTTTGGATAAAGCCATGCGTGAAAAAGCTTCTAAAAAGAAAAAAACAAGTGACGACTAA
- a CDS encoding ROK family glucokinase, producing the protein MTASKIIGIDLGGTSIKFGILTLEGEVQDKWSIPTNILEDGKHIVPDIIEAINHRLALYKLDKSDFVGIGMGTPGSVNIAEGTVKAAFNLNWAGVQEVGKPIAEGVGLPFILDNDANVAALGERWVGAGENNPDVVFITLGTGVGGGIIAAGELVHGVAGAGGEIGHICVDPAGFDCTCGNRGCLETVTSATGIVRLARQFAEEYEGDSAVKATIDNGEEITSKDIFMAAEAGDSFSLAVVDKFAYYLGFACANLGSTLNPDSIVIGGGVSAAGEFLREKVEAYFKKYAFSTVRATTKIKLAVLGNDAGIIGAASLALKLK; encoded by the coding sequence ATGACTGCTAGTAAAATTATCGGTATCGACCTCGGTGGTACTTCTATCAAATTTGGAATTTTAACGCTTGAAGGTGAAGTCCAAGATAAATGGTCAATTCCAACAAACATTTTGGAAGATGGAAAACACATTGTTCCTGACATTATCGAAGCAATCAATCATCGTTTGGCCCTTTATAAGCTTGATAAATCTGATTTTGTTGGTATTGGTATGGGGACACCTGGATCAGTAAACATTGCTGAAGGAACTGTGAAAGCAGCTTTCAACCTCAACTGGGCTGGGGTTCAAGAGGTCGGAAAACCAATCGCAGAAGGTGTGGGTCTACCTTTCATCTTGGATAACGATGCCAATGTTGCGGCTCTTGGCGAACGCTGGGTCGGTGCGGGTGAAAATAATCCAGATGTTGTCTTTATCACTCTCGGAACTGGTGTGGGTGGCGGAATTATCGCTGCTGGCGAACTTGTCCACGGTGTCGCTGGTGCAGGTGGTGAAATTGGACACATTTGTGTTGATCCTGCTGGTTTTGATTGCACGTGCGGCAATCGTGGTTGCTTGGAAACAGTGACTTCAGCGACAGGAATTGTTCGTTTGGCTCGCCAATTTGCCGAAGAATATGAAGGCGACTCTGCTGTGAAGGCAACCATTGACAATGGTGAAGAAATCACTTCTAAAGATATTTTCATGGCGGCGGAAGCTGGCGATAGCTTTAGCCTTGCGGTTGTGGATAAATTTGCTTACTATCTTGGTTTTGCTTGTGCAAATCTTGGCTCTACCTTGAACCCTGATTCAATTGTCATTGGTGGTGGCGTTTCTGCTGCGGGTGAATTTTTACGTGAAAAAGTTGAAGCTTATTTCAAGAAATATGCCTTCTCAACAGTTCGGGCGACAACAAAAATTAAGCTTGCCGTGCTTGGTAATGACGCCGGAATCATTGGTGCTGCCAGCCTTGCTTTGAAACTTAAATAA
- a CDS encoding prolyl-tRNA synthetase associated domain-containing protein, whose product MRNFTEVKDLMTELSIPYEIVEHPASHSTEESDAFIEGHEGCRSKTLVLANKKSTQFYMIIMDDAKRVEMDRLSELLAVKRLHFVSEERLEEMLGLNSGIVSLFGLVGTSYDNMHIYFDQQMLNEHKIQTFHPNDNTKTLFFEMDACFSILKSQGYDYEIINL is encoded by the coding sequence ATGAGAAATTTTACAGAAGTAAAAGATTTAATGACTGAACTTTCGATTCCTTATGAGATTGTGGAACATCCAGCAAGTCATTCGACTGAAGAATCTGATGCGTTCATTGAAGGCCATGAAGGCTGTCGTTCCAAAACTTTAGTTCTAGCGAATAAAAAATCAACTCAGTTTTATATGATTATAATGGATGATGCAAAGCGGGTTGAGATGGATCGCCTGAGTGAACTTTTGGCGGTGAAACGTCTGCACTTTGTATCGGAAGAACGCCTAGAAGAAATGCTTGGATTGAACTCTGGAATTGTGTCTTTGTTTGGTCTGGTTGGGACGAGTTATGATAATATGCATATTTATTTTGACCAACAAATGCTGAACGAACACAAGATTCAAACGTTCCACCCTAATGACAATACAAAAACACTCTTTTTTGAGATGGATGCTTGCTTTAGCATTTTGAAGTCTCAGGGTTATGACTATGAAATCATTAACTTATGA
- a CDS encoding rhodanese-like domain-containing protein: MLIIIIDIILVLVLIGMFGYPRWNLRRNAKLVDEAEFARLMATSQLVDIRETNQFRVNHIFGARNLPSAQIEQSLNALNKHKPVLIYETGRPVAAAKVAKTLKKAGFPEVYILKNGLNSWKGKTKTGV, translated from the coding sequence TTGCTCATTATTATCATTGATATTATACTCGTCTTGGTTCTTATCGGAATGTTTGGTTATCCCCGCTGGAATCTGCGTCGCAATGCAAAATTGGTTGACGAAGCTGAGTTTGCTCGCTTAATGGCGACTTCACAGCTCGTTGACATTCGCGAAACGAATCAATTTCGCGTGAACCACATTTTTGGTGCGCGTAACCTTCCTTCAGCTCAAATCGAACAAAGTCTCAACGCTTTAAACAAACACAAACCTGTTTTGATTTACGAAACTGGCCGTCCAGTTGCTGCAGCAAAAGTTGCAAAAACACTCAAAAAAGCAGGCTTCCCAGAAGTTTATATCCTTAAAAATGGGTTAAATTCTTGGAAAGGCAAAACCAAAACTGGTGTTTAA
- a CDS encoding DUF3165 family protein: MFYIILLILIGFAYFFLMPKDVRRSMDIFFFAGIGVLIIAFALAQASRHQTFLVEILGIIALLVVTVRAWRELGRLKSRRKRK, encoded by the coding sequence ATGTTTTATATCATTCTGTTGATTTTAATTGGCTTTGCGTATTTCTTTTTGATGCCCAAAGACGTGCGACGGAGTATGGATATTTTCTTCTTTGCGGGGATTGGCGTATTGATTATTGCCTTTGCGCTGGCTCAAGCCTCAAGGCATCAAACTTTCCTTGTGGAAATTTTGGGCATCATTGCTTTATTGGTGGTGACAGTCAGAGCCTGGCGTGAGCTGGGGCGGCTGAAAAGTCGGAGAAAACGAAAATGA
- a CDS encoding MFS transporter, translated as MTTKKLSPFLIFIVFIIFISLGLPDSVMGSAWPAIRQTYGFSIDMIGIFGAIQLGFSFCSTLVYPFLAKRWTIDRFILFSTLLTIFGLFALGFGQTTPYMLISCLFLGFGQGSIDITVNDFSAKHFSNSLINFLHGFYGIGVSLSSFIMTFAVQPGRSWQLGVWIITIVQILILLLAYFTRDKFREKAEVQQEEKSNEKLKFHHFLLPLFYFFYALELLVGRFYSSFAVEHLHLSLAVGAAITSFYWTGLTIGRFLTGFTAQFWTGRTIVLVHTSFLFLGALLGFFPYVSLQYCSGILLGLGLAPLYPLGMKQVYNRYSGGVAQKVISFNMAFANFGMFFLPIPVGWLFEQLGFGLYPLVMFLFAIALILLCLKIYQKTEKSV; from the coding sequence ATGACTACAAAAAAGCTTTCTCCCTTTCTAATTTTCATCGTTTTTATCATCTTCATTAGTCTAGGATTGCCTGACTCTGTGATGGGTAGTGCTTGGCCTGCCATTCGCCAAACCTATGGGTTTTCCATTGATATGATCGGTATTTTTGGTGCTATTCAGCTTGGCTTTTCTTTTTGCTCAACGCTTGTCTATCCTTTTTTAGCCAAACGGTGGACAATTGATCGTTTTATTCTTTTTAGCACCCTTCTTACTATATTTGGTCTCTTCGCTCTGGGATTTGGGCAAACCACACCTTATATGTTGATTTCTTGCCTTTTTCTTGGCTTTGGACAAGGGTCTATTGATATTACGGTTAATGATTTTTCTGCAAAACACTTTAGCAATAGCCTGATAAATTTTCTTCACGGTTTTTATGGTATTGGCGTTTCTTTGAGTTCATTTATCATGACTTTTGCCGTGCAACCTGGTCGTAGTTGGCAGCTTGGGGTTTGGATAATCACCATTGTCCAAATTTTGATTCTTCTCCTTGCCTATTTTACCCGAGATAAATTTCGCGAAAAAGCAGAGGTTCAGCAAGAAGAAAAATCAAATGAAAAATTAAAGTTTCATCATTTCCTCCTCCCCCTCTTTTACTTTTTCTATGCTTTAGAGCTTTTGGTTGGACGATTTTATTCGAGTTTTGCGGTGGAACATTTACATCTTTCTTTGGCTGTAGGTGCTGCAATTACTTCCTTTTATTGGACAGGCTTGACTATTGGACGATTTCTGACAGGTTTTACTGCTCAATTTTGGACAGGCCGAACCATCGTGCTGGTTCATACAAGTTTCTTATTTCTTGGGGCACTGCTTGGTTTCTTCCCTTATGTTAGCCTTCAGTATTGCTCGGGAATTTTGCTCGGTCTGGGCTTAGCGCCGCTCTATCCTTTGGGAATGAAACAAGTCTATAATCGTTATTCAGGAGGCGTGGCTCAAAAAGTGATTAGCTTTAATATGGCCTTTGCAAATTTCGGAATGTTTTTCTTACCTATTCCCGTGGGATGGCTCTTTGAGCAACTGGGCTTTGGACTTTACCCTTTGGTGATGTTTTTATTTGCAATAGCGCTCATTTTACTTTGTTTAAAAATTTATCAAAAAACAGAAAAATCAGTATAA
- a CDS encoding YqgQ family protein, translating to MKTLYDVQEMLKKYGYVNLFPDRMDAIAFMQIELSKMVEAGIFEKSDHNYLTARLILTREERIESEKLKGE from the coding sequence ATGAAAACTCTCTATGACGTGCAAGAAATGTTGAAAAAATATGGTTATGTTAATCTTTTTCCAGATCGAATGGATGCCATTGCTTTTATGCAGATTGAATTATCCAAAATGGTTGAAGCGGGTATTTTTGAAAAAAGTGATCATAATTATTTGACTGCTCGGCTGATTTTGACGCGCGAGGAGAGAATTGAAAGTGAAAAATTAAAAGGCGAATAA